Below is a genomic region from Falco naumanni isolate bFalNau1 chromosome 17, bFalNau1.pat, whole genome shotgun sequence.
AGTTTTGCCATGCTCGGTAGTAAGATTTCCAGTAGGTTTTGTAACTCCAAGCCTCAGGTGGAACACCATCATcccaagagctgctgcaggagcagttgtcttcagtttttctcGAGGAAGGGCTAGAAAACTGATGGcaatggcttttcttttgtttagcgttttgtttcagaactttctttttcacttgatTCTGCTTTGGAACTTGTGATAGCTCCTGAGGCTTCTCTGGTGCAGGACAGAAACCCGCACGACCCTGATGCACAGAGGGAACAGCATTCTTCTCCTGTGTATTTGAATATGCTTCAAAGCAGGAGTTATTTTCCCTACCATTGGAGGAAGCTGTGGAACTGTATGAACCATCACTGTCACCAAACACAATACCATTTGCAATCGTCTCTGTATAATGTTCCACCTCTTCCCACTCTACACCACCATTTCTGGGGAGCTCACATTGTTCTCCTGGGCCTGAGTAGCTTCTTAAAATCTCAACCTCTCTCTCCAACCCTTCCTTAATGAAATACTCATAGTCTTCAACAAACTCTGAGAAGCtccaaggatttttcagttggtttttaaaagaagataagCATGGAATtctgggaagatttttttttaaagcctcctCATCTGGAGCCCGAGAGCTTTGTTGTCCATCCGTTCTGGAGACAGTTTTGACCCTACTCCTCTGTTCTGTGCAGCAACTGGAAGTTTGGGGGTTTCTACTacctttttttgtatttgcagaaTGTGTGCACTTTTTTACCTGCTTTTGCTTCAGGGCCTTTTTTGGCctttctacagaaaaattatCACCTGGAAGGTTAGAAAGAGGCTGAGGTACCTCTGAAAAACTATTTTGGACAGGCTGCAGTACTGGTTCCTCTGGTCTAAGACACACAGTGTCAGAATTCACTGAAGCACCTGTATGTATAACAGGTTTGACTTCTACCTCCCCATCTTCAAACTGATCCATCATTCCAGGAGGTATAGGCTCTGTACAAAAGGGAAACAAGTAGGCACTCAATTAAGTGCATCCTTCCCTCTAGCACTCAAATGAGTACCCAAGTAAAGTTTTGCAAAATCGCAGATAAGATGTTAAGACATGTTAAGTTAGAGCTACAAACCAACCACTTCAATTATTAAAGAGCTTAAATAGccagaacattttcttcatgGAAGGCACCAAAAAAGTTGATCGAGACAATATCCTACTGAACCAcataaaaaataagaacttaTGCAAGGCGGCAAATGCCACATTTCTAGCAGAACAGCTTCTGGCAAAGCAAGAGTAGCAAATTGAAgcaaatctgctgctgcttcagttattccttccttctcctACTACATCTTACAGCCTGAGAAAGGCTTAATCTTGGATTTCCCGAAATCTAGTCAGTTATGTAGTTGCTTAAGCAACAGCTGGATGCAGAGTTCCTCTCCCTGTCCGTAGGCATGCACTAAGTTCATTTCCTACTGCTTCAAACAACTGTGGCAGCTAGGCAAGTAGTCACTAGCACAGAGTACACAAGATTAATGCAGAGAAGACACGTGTCAGTTCCCTGTGGACTTGTCTAAAGCCttgaacaacagaaaacaaccaacaaaaaaccagctGCATTCACAGAACAGAGCATACCTGGTAGAGGATGAAGCTGAAGATTACACTTCTGAGCAATTTTCATCatcatgttttcttcctctccacGGCAGCAGTATGTCACAGATAAACCTAATGTTCCTGTGATACACAACAAAAAGTGTAACGACCTGACCAGAGCCAGTGAAGCTAGTGCAAACTCAAGAAATCCACATGACTGTTTTTACCAAAGCGCCCAGCTCTGCCAATACGATGCATGTACGTTTCCCAGTCTACAGGTACATCCAGGTTGATAACCAGATTCACTTTTTCAGCATCGATTCCACGAGATGTCTTGAGAAAATGAGGAGAGATGGGGATATATAATTGAATATGCTGAACAgatctttaaataaatacaatacaACTGGGAGAAACTGCTCATAAAGGAACTTTTAGTTGTTACAATAACCATAAAGCACCCATAATTTTTCAGCCAGTTTACCATTTTACATGTGGAACAGGTATATGGCATTGCGACCATAAAAACCAGGGATCATTTTTCTTATGCCTTCCTCTCTATCAAATACAAGCAAGAATGCTTTTCCCcccagcacaaaaaaaaaaataaatccgACCTGACAGTATGCAGTAATCTTTTAATGACAGGACCTCAAATGACCcactgaagaggaaaataaatcagcaaCAAAGAAAGCTGAGTGCCTGGAACAGCCACTGCACTATTTAAAGCTGTTTGTGATGTTACTGTTGTGAGCATACTGTACTAGAGAAATAAACTATTCTTCCTCATCGCTGCTATCAAAAGGAAACAGCTCTACTCTTCTGAAGTACCTATAAGCTTCTGTAAAGCAACagataaatataattatttttgaacCAGATGAGAAACAGGGGACAATTTCTAAGTTTCACTGCGAAAATAAGTCTCTCACAGCACTAAAGCCATGTGCTTTGTAATTGAATAGACCATGAATGTTCTGACAAGTCAAATCTAATTCTCTGAAGCAAGTTTATGTGCAACACTCATGTATGCTACGAAACACAAACTCACCAAGTCTGTGGAAATCAAAACTCTACAGTGGAACTGCTTTAATTTAGCCATAGCATCAAGTCGCTGATTTTGATTCATGCTGCCTAGAAAGATAAAAGGTTAGAAACATATTACATTCCCCTCCAATTCTGGAAACACTGGATCCTAAAATTGTAGGTAGAGATCAGAAGTCAGGTTGAGAGAACCTTCCTCAAACATCAGTTCCAAATAAGTAAACgaggaacaaacaaaaactggaaaataaggaaatccactaaaaaaaaataattattttgcttcGTTTTAAAGAGAAACCAATTATGTAGATACTTAACCCACTTGAACAATACTGAGACTTATTTTACTTAAACACATAAGATatggaaaatactgaagtaaAATTTCAAGGTTTCTGATAAACATTAGGTGCCAGCTATCAGCTTTCTATGGAGAAGCTAGAAATAAGCAGATTTAAATTCAACATCTGCATTCCAAAGAAATGCTGCTTCAACCTGCAAACGTAAGTAAGATTCCTCTTTACAGATAAGCCAATGCACTTATCTGGACATCCACAAAAATGACTCCCAAGCAAATCTGAAAGCAGTAAGTTAATCattgtaaaaattaatattttaagtactAAAGACACATAAAGACTCAAATGCTGTTCTTAGTTATTTAACCAGAAGCCATGCAAACCAAGATTTAAGATTAATTGTCCTATTTTAGGACACATCTACGCACAACTTTGACAGAATCAGAAAGTTTTGAATGGACTTACCCGAAATGCACTCAGCAGGAAAGCCTCTGGATGTTAGTATTTCAGCTAGATATTGAGCCCTGACAGAAAATAtacaatgaaaattgtaaataaaaCTGGACTTAACAGCCCCTGCGCATTTCTTAACAGGCTGTTCTTTACAGTGGAGGACTACATTCCAAAACTGTCACTTTATGTCTGGATAGTCACCTTAGAGATGGAAAACTACAACCAAGTATTAGGTCTCCCTTCTCTCTGAACAGTGTATGAGATACCTTCAttataaagcattttcattttcagtatttcacacTGCATTCCTCTGGCTGTACGTCAGATCAAAATTTGCATACTGCTTTGAGACCTTATTGAAGGTCTAATAAGTTTACCCATGACTGTACATTACAACCACTGCTTTCAAGTGTGttctttacagattttatttcaaatttattacCTGCTATGCAGATTTGAGAAGACAAGGGCTTGATTAAATGAAATCTTGCTGAACAGCTCATGTaggtgctgggttttttcctcaaatgTTTTATGCGGAAGCGGATGGGAATTCACAATTTTGTAATACTGCTTCAGCCCTGAGcatgaaaccaaaaaaaaacccaccaaaaataTCAGGTTAAGGACTTCCATAAAAACAAGCACAGTGCTAAGCTGCTGTCAACATGCCTCACCACAGCTAAAACAAAGACTTCaaatttaaacacacacacacgtgcaaaATAGGAACCTACAGGACAGGTTTTTCTTACaaggctgaaatatttttggaatgGGTAGAAAATTCAGAAAGGTATGTCACTGATGTTTTAGACGCATCAACACTGGAAATAAATACCTCATAAATTAATCAACTCATCTGTGGAAGGAAAATATGAAGAACCACAAGTGTTAAAGGTACATGTTTTAGTTTTAGTATACTTTTCTTAATCTACTGATAACACCACAAATAAATGGACCTCTACTTACCAATGAGACTTGGATCAGTAGGGTTCAGCCTCACAAACGTTGGATCTCTCATATACCTGGTCAAAGCATTAGCTAATGGTTCAGGGTAAGTAGCTGAAACAGCAAGCATCTGCTTATTGGCTGGTAGTGAAGAGTAAATCCAGCTGTGAGGCAAAGAAAGGGGAATGACTAACAAGTATGCATCTAATCTACTGATAAATGCATCAGATATAGGTCTGTCTTACTTGATTTGTTCCTGAAAGCTGCCTTCTTCTAAAAGCTTGTCTGCTTCATCAAGAATAAAAAGCCGAATACTGGCTGTATTTAAGTAGTCCAATTCTATAAGCTGTTTTATTCGACCtacacatgaagaaaaacataaaaggaacATCAGAAATTGAAAGGTTCTAGCTAtgaattttgtaatttaaaaaaaatttattaagccttaaaaaaagcatatttgGAATAATCTCTTGCTAAAAATACCTGGTCTAAATGTTTCTGGCATGGCTCTTTGAGACTATCTCctattactaaaaaaaacccaaacaaaccaaaaccaaatcaacCCACATTTCAAAAGTACCAATTATCGTACTATGATGTATCACAGGACACCTGAAGCACAGTGAAACTCATACATACCTGGGGAGCCGACAGCTATGTGGCACTTCTTTAGCCTGACTTTGTCCTGGTTCAACGAAGTCCCTCCAATGAAGACATGACATTCTAAGCCTTCCATTTTTATTCCGATAGTTGTGATTACAGCATGAATCTGCACAGCAATCTCTCGCGTAGGAGCCAAGATCAGAATCTGTAAGGGCCAAGGGTTAAACCTTGAAAGCTGCAGAACGGTTCCCAAGATTAAATAAAGCCCAGCATCAAATCAACATCATCTCAAATACTACGTCCCACAGGCGACAATGCTGTTTTCCCAAGAAAAAGAGCGATTCCCCCTCACAAAGCGaagcccccctccccgcacaGGTAACGCGCCAGGCCAGCGCGCAGCAGGCCCGGCGCCGGGCTCACCTGCGTGGCGGAGTTCTCCAGCAGCACCGCGTCCAGGGCGATAGTGGAGAACACGCAGGTTTTGCCAGTGCCAGACTTGGCCTGCACGATGAGATCTGCAAAGAGCCGCCACAGCGGTCACCGCAGGCCCCAGGGGGGGCCCAGGTGGGCCCcaggtgcccccagccccgcgcccggGCCCTCACCCCGGCTCGCCCGCTCACCCAGGCCGCAGCGCCCCAGCGGGATGGCCTTCAGCTGCACCGGCGACGGCCTGCGGAACCCAGCCGCTTCCAGCCCCGCCAGCACCGGCGCCGACAGCAGCAGAGACCCGAAGTCGGACGGGCCGCCGGGCACCAGCACATCCCGCGTGCGGAACCGCCCGCCCCCCGtctccgccgccgccgcctctgcGGGCGCCGCCATCTTGTGGGCAGGACGCGGCAGAGCGCGGCGCCGCGCCGGCTGCGCCTTTAGCCCGCGCCGCGCATGCGCACAGCGCCAACCGCCCCgggccgccagggggcgcggcgggcgccgATTGGCTGCCGGGCGCCGCGCGGTCCCGCCATCGCATCGCtccgccgccgctgcccggggcTGCGCCGGTGCCTCTCGAGCAGCTCCCTCAGCTCCTGCGTGGTTGTGCCAATAACCAGAGCTGTGGCTCCCCGCGCGTAGCTCGATCGGCGCGCTCATCTACACAGAAGCA
It encodes:
- the DDX20 gene encoding probable ATP-dependent RNA helicase DDX20, encoding MAAPAEAAAAETGGGRFRTRDVLVPGGPSDFGSLLLSAPVLAGLEAAGFRRPSPVQLKAIPLGRCGLDLIVQAKSGTGKTCVFSTIALDAVLLENSATQILILAPTREIAVQIHAVITTIGIKMEGLECHVFIGGTSLNQDKVRLKKCHIAVGSPGRIKQLIELDYLNTASIRLFILDEADKLLEEGSFQEQINWIYSSLPANKQMLAVSATYPEPLANALTRYMRDPTFVRLNPTDPSLIGLKQYYKIVNSHPLPHKTFEEKTQHLHELFSKISFNQALVFSNLHSRAQYLAEILTSRGFPAECISGSMNQNQRLDAMAKLKQFHCRVLISTDLTSRGIDAEKVNLVINLDVPVDWETYMHRIGRAGRFGTLGLSVTYCCRGEEENMMMKIAQKCNLQLHPLPEPIPPGMMDQFEDGEVEVKPVIHTGASVNSDTVCLRPEEPVLQPVQNSFSEVPQPLSNLPGDNFSVERPKKALKQKQVKKCTHSANTKKGSRNPQTSSCCTEQRSRVKTVSRTDGQQSSRAPDEEALKKNLPRIPCLSSFKNQLKNPWSFSEFVEDYEYFIKEGLEREVEILRSYSGPGEQCELPRNGGVEWEEVEHYTETIANGIVFGDSDGSYSSTASSNGRENNSCFEAYSNTQEKNAVPSVHQGRAGFCPAPEKPQELSQVPKQNQVKKKVLKQNAKQKKSHCHQFSSPSSRKTEDNCSCSSSWDDGVPPEAWSYKTYWKSYYRAWQNYYAAVSRYRESYRQFNWMNAYHVNSVYLQELLKSGD